A part of Aspergillus flavus chromosome 5, complete sequence genomic DNA contains:
- a CDS encoding CYTH-like domain-containing protein: MSILEVERKFRCLAINRLLIDGGFPPFRSLRYCGKHSFHDIYFDHRGILCSRGVWVRQRNGCWQAKIRRGGDYNNSKFEELSAPNQIADYLEELTGVRNTERDKFGLKQTASFTTGRESWKADKDFTIVQDVTDFGHTVGEVELEYYLEQEGNSSCDNGQLGESKMADMDARISAFMKRYSWAFCAGVPKGKLTAYFEKFPGA, translated from the coding sequence ATGTCAATTCTCGAAGTCGAACGAAAGTTTCGCTGTCTCGCTATCAACAGGTTACTGATTGATGGCGGTTTTCCACCATTCCGGAGCTTGAGGTACTGCGGCAAACACAGCTTTCACGATATTTATTTCGATCACAGAGGCATACTGTGCTCAAGGGGTGTATGGGTCCGACAAAGGAATGGCTGTTGGCAGGCTAAGAtccgaagaggaggagactACAACAACTCGAAGTTTGAGGAGCTGTCAGCACCAAATCAGATAGCTGATTACCTTGAAGAGCTTACTGGGGTCAGAAACACCGAAAGGGACAAATTCGGATTGAAACAGACGGCCTCCTTCACAACAGGGCGAGAAAGTTGGAAAGCCGACAAGGACTTTACAATTGTACAAGATGTTACGGATTTTGGACACACGGTGGGCGAGGTAGAACTTGAATATTATCTAGAGCAGGAAGGTAACTCTAGTTGCGATAATGGTCAGCTCGGAGAGTCTAAGATGGCCGATATGGATGCGAGGATTAGTGCCTTTATGAAGCGATACTCTTGGGCATTCTGTGCAGGTGTACCCAAGGGGAAGTTGACAGCATACTTTGAAAAGTTCCCTGGAGCTTAG
- a CDS encoding RTA1 domain protein yields the protein MAAEESIYIYVPNKIAPVIFAIAFAASLALHFWQCLHYKCFKLMSLHLVCCLMFVIGFALREYGAFHYSFSKPDLYIYIVSTCLIYMSPPLLELANYYVLGRILYYVPYHSPIHPGRVLTTFGLLSTVVEVLNALGVSYIANPELPESTIKLGYILMKISLIVQVLVITLFCFLAAMFQRSCYRSGIRSRRVSAPLITLYISTFLIFVRCIYRIVEHFGASKISPSPSRDLEGLSPILRHEWFFYVFEASLMLVNTLMWNWWHPRRYLPERSNIYLAQDGETELEGPGWKDQRPFLVTLCDPFGWFDSNKKKERPFWENNGYTLVNSAA from the exons ATGGCTG CGGAGGAGAGCATATATATTTACGTACCCAACAAAATCGCTCCTGTTATATTTGCCATAGCATTTGCTGCCTCGTTAGCCCTGCACTTTTGGCAGTGCCT CCACTACAAATGTTTTAAGCTCATGAGTCTGCACCTCGTGTGCTGCTTGATGTTTGTGATTGGGTTTGCCTTGCGAGAATACGGTGCCTTTCACTATTCATTCAGCAAGCCAGATCTGTATATCTACATCGTTAGCACATGTTTAATCTATATGTCTCC TCCTCTCCTGGAGCTCGCCAACTACTATGTACTCGGCCGTATCCTTTACTATGTCCCGTATCATTCTCCGATCCACCCTGGTCGAGTCCTGACTACCTTCGGCTTGCTCTCTACCGTCGTGGAGGTCCTGAACGCTCTGGGCGTATCCTATATCGCGAATCCAGAGCTGCCAGAATCCACCATCAAGCTGGGTTATATTCTCATGAAAATATCCCTAATAGTTCAAGTCCTGGTCATTACCTTGTTCTGTTTCTTAGCGGCAATGTTCCAGAGGAGCTGCTACAGATCGGGCATCCGCAGTCGCCGCGTCTCAGCTCCACTGATTACCTTATATATCAGTACCTTCCTTATCTTCGTACGATGCATTTACCGTATCGTCGAGCACTTTGGCGCCTCGAAGATTAGCCCCTCACCATCGAGAGACCTCGAGGGTCTCAGCCCCATTCTACGTCACGAGTGGTTTTTCTATGTGTTCGAGGCAAGCCTCATGCTTGTTAATACTCTCATGTGGAACTGGTGGCACCCTAGAAGATACCTCCCCGAGAGATCTAATATCTACCTTGCGCAAGACGGCGAGACAGAGCTCGAGGGACCCGGTTGGAAGGATCAGCGTCCGTTCTTGGTGACACTTTGTGATCCGTTTGGTTGGTTTGATtcgaacaagaaaaaggaacgTCCGTTCTGGGAGAATAATGGGTATACGCTAGTCAATAGTGCAGCATGA
- a CDS encoding putative short-chain dehydrogenases/reductase (short-chain dehydrogenase/reductase), whose amino-acid sequence MTDHIGTFPELKGKVALVTGIGQMGDPQMWGNGAATARVLSRNGAKIFGCDLQLESALHTKKRLEAEGGVCEVTTANVTSSEDVKRMVEVCVAKFGRIDILINNVGRSEPGGPAEMTEKVWDAQTDINLKSVYLSCHEVLPIMEKQGGGAIVNVASIAGIRYIGKPQVAYSAAKSAVIQFTKATAVIYANRNIRLNVVVPGLMHTPLVSYLADKYAGGDLEGFIAKRNKAVPMGRMGDSFDVANCAAFLLSDSARYITGQKIVVDGGITSSTG is encoded by the exons ATGACAGATCACATTGGTACATTCCCCGAGCTCAAGGGCAAGGTTGCCCTCGTCACTGGCATTGGCCAAATGGGCGATCCTCAAATGTGGGGAAATGGTGCTGCAACAGCACGAGTGTTAAGTCGCAACGGTGCCAAAATATTTGGTTGCGATCTACAACTCGAGTCTGCCTTGCACACTAAAAAGCGTCTTGAGGCCGAGGGCGGCGTGTGTGAGGTAACAACAGCGAATGTTACATCTTCTGAAGATGTGAAGCGCATGGTCGAGGTGTGTGTCGCGAAGTTTGGTCGTATCGATATCCTGATCAACAATGTTGGCCGCTCAGAGCCAGGTGGGCCTGCCGAGATGACAGAGAAAGTCTG GGATGCCCAGACTGATATAAATCTGAAATCTGTCTATCTTTCCTGCCACGAAGTCCTCCCGATCATGGAAAAGCAGGGCGGTGGTGCCATTGTTAATGTGGCCTCGATTGCCGGAATTCGTTATATTGGCAAACCCCAGGTTGCATACTCCGCCGCCAAGTCCGCTGTTATCCAGTTCACCAAAGCTACCGCTGTCATCTACGCTAATCGTAACATTCGGCTTAACGTGGTTGTGCCAGGGCTGATGCACACGCCATTGGTCAGTTATCTTGCAGACAAGTACGCAGGTGGGGATCTAGAAGGATTCATCGCGAAAAGGAACAAGGCAGTGCCAATGGGTCGCATGGGTGACTCCTTCGACGTTGCTAACTGTGCTGCTTTCCTGCTCTCGGACTCTGCTCGCTACATCACCGGGCAGAAGATTGTTGTTGATGGAGGTATTACCTCTTCTACTGGTTGA
- a CDS encoding fructose/tagatose bisphosphate aldolase → MLHPINGQHSIPNFTRLDLQFVFCLELSPDTRPDTMVNPSIASNRTHCILHAAKEGKYAVGAYNCYNGDGVMAVIRAAEAKGSPAIIQLFPWTLHFQGPEFVRYVVNSAHAASVPIAVHLDHCIKPEDVELALTLPFDSIMIDGSTMEEAGNIAICARNIKRAHELGISIEVEMGRIEGGEDGLPNVDLGTIFSKPEDAKRFMEATGADFLAPSFGNIHGGYGVGGAERSWDLTLLRKIAKTVEQPLVLHGTHLVENELFLKAIDCGVSKINVNRIVRDDYTKFVAENAGKLEFTVLKVQAVDVYSKSVQRVMDLFGSSGKA, encoded by the exons ATGTTGCATCCCATCAATGGCCAGCATTCAATCCCTAATTTTACCAGGTTAGACCTCCAATTTGTTTTCTGTCTCGAGCTTTCTCCTGATACACGACCTGACACTATGGTCAATCCATCAATTGCAAGCAACCGTACTCATTGCATTCTACATGCAGCGAAGGAGGGCAAATATGCCGTTGGTGCGTACAACTG CTACAATGGTGACGGTGTGATGGCCGTTATTCGTGCTGCAGAGGCCAAAGGATCACCGGCTATTATTCAGCTTTTCCCCTGGACCCTGCATTTCCAAGGCCCCGAGTTTGTCCGTTATGTAGTCAACTCTGCCCATGCCGCCTCGGTCCCCATTGCAGTGCATCTTGACCATTGCATCAAGCCCGAGGACGTGGAATTAGCCCTGACTCTCCCTTTCGATTCTATCATGATTGACGGTTCCACTATGGAAGAGGCGGGTAATATTGCAATCTGTGCACGGAATATCAAGCGGGCACACGAGCTGGGAATTTCTATTGAGGTAGAGATGGGGCGGATAGAGGGCGGCGAGGATGGCCTGCCCAACGTGGACCTAGGGACCATCTTTTCAAAACCCGAAGATGCTAAACGGTTTATGGAAGCGACTGGTGCCGACTTCCTTGCTCCAAGCTTCGGCAACATTCATGGAGGCTACGGAGTCGGGGGCGCTGAAAGGTCGTGGGACTTAACTCT tcTCAGGAAGATTGCGAAGACTGTCGAGCAGCCACTTGTGCTGCACGGAACACACCTAGTTGAGAATGAACTATTCCTCAAGGCAATTGACTGTGGGGTTTCGAAGATCAACGTCAATCGAATAGTGCGCGATGATTATACAAAGTTCGTCGCCGAGAATGCTGGCAAGTTAGAGTTCACAGTGCTTAAGGTCCAGGCTGTCGACGTTTACTCCAAGTCTGTCCAGCGCGTTATGGACCTTTTCGGATCTTCTGGCAAAGCATAA
- a CDS encoding class II aldolase/adducin domain protein, with amino-acid sequence MASSVVGNDPIQQKTPCATPDSKRATPPQLQVLGKTKDGRDLKIRSYPKFDTLEEERLYRKQHLAAAFRVFADRGFDEGVAGHISVRDPILTDHFWINPLSAHFSLIKVSDLILVDEDGLVVEGDEPINAPAFAIHSEIHKARPDVHAACHAHSVAGKAFAAFGRELDMITQDALRFYKSHGVYRDFRGVVLDREEGQRIAKALGQGKAAILQNHGLLTVGQSVDEAAFWFMSLDKTCHAQLLADAASAAGYKKIIIDDDEAAYAALQVGGPEKGWLAFQPYYDEQLAKTNGNFLL; translated from the exons ATGGCGTCGTCGGTGGTTGGAAATGACCCTATCCAACAGAAGACCCCCTGCGCCACTCCTGATAGCAAACGTGCAACCCCACCCCAGCTGCAAGTGCTTGGGAAGACTAAGGATGGCAGGGATCTGAAAATCAGAAGCTATCCCAAGTTTGATACACTTGAAGAAGAGCGATTATACCGCAAGCAGCACTTAGCAGCAGCCTTCCGAGTCTTTGCAGACCGTGGCTTCGATGAAGGCGTCGCGGGGCATATTTCTGTTCGAGACCCAATTCTTACCGACCATTTCT GGATTAATCCCCTTTCAGCTCACTTCTCCCTGATCAAAGTGTCTGATCTGATTTTGGTAGATGAGGATGGCTTAGTGGTTGAAGGCGACGAGCCCATCAATGCCCCAGCATTTGCTATCCACTCCGAGATCCATAAGGCTCGGCCCGACGTCCATGCAGCTTGCCACGCCCACAGCGTTGCTGGAAAGGCATTCGCGGCTTTTGGTCGGGAGCTCGATATGATAACACAGGATGCTCTCCGCTTCTACAAGAGCCACGGTGTATACCGGGATTTTAGGGGTGTCGTCCTAGATCGAGAAGAGGGACAGCGCATAGCCAAGGCTCTGGGTCAGGGCAAAGCTGCTATTCTCCAGAACCATGGTTTACTGACCGTGGGTCAGAGTGTTGACGAGGCAGCATTCTGGTTCATGAGTCTCGACAAGACGTGTCATGCCCAGTTATTAGCGGATGCAGCATCTGCAGCAGGTTataagaaaattattatcgatgatgatgaggctgcTTACGCAGCACTTCAGGTGGGCGGTCCCGAGAAGGGCTGGCTGGCATTCCAACCGTATTACGATGAGCAGCTTGCCAAAACCAATGGCaactttcttctttaa
- a CDS encoding fungal-specific transcription factor domain-containing protein, with amino-acid sequence MAGGTESPRSGILPSRAQKPPKKYVTRACDECKRRKCKCDGLEPCYRCVSMGLDCAYQSSYNRVQKRKRHERSASPRERQQPVRTNGARPQGTQGQQQPEDDDKGDASTHTFLSRVYSHLKSMGHSLPRNMSRPAEEVLSEHPLKTSLIPLGRGLAEEYIDCFHSHSCATYRYIPRSQSNEFLGKLYSENESFLQDDASMAVIFLILAVGCIWYPSLHSRDIFEYKTKASRLYEAAQSRLEKTASMFPPSILVMQAHCLKCQFLLAVNIFNCAWLAVGTAVRLGQIVGFHKAKATGSNGLEEFTRRGMFWSLYTMDRYLSAALGRPMMINDDDITIPYPETTVSSSPGIDDPHEAKTVPGIVAHIKSAHPYYYIRLMRLILVSIYRLAQITTQVLRKLYGSKKHDKVARDESTSQIEAQLSKWLDETPRFLNPEKQLGQNESEVFYDVPWIFKRQQRTIRAAFYFTSMQLYRGHLLDEFLQANFHDRLSLTPAPPVQKCIHAALQMALFAADIKEDVTYNSVFWTTSYFTFCAISILTVYLTLYPEIENRAVIENVLERAIEGHRKLDNSMNKHTQRLLEDTRAIAQRAFRSSRTRPSTSGANDRTITIPSNVNASVTVEHQNTPSGSLYPQVEPREEWEDAQGVMDNIEEAPAPDLQGELADIVNGDDLDFIMNIGFDASPFNHVDPLQFFVADKPTKPGPQA; translated from the exons ATGGCAGGTGGCACAGAATCCCCAAGGAGCGGAATTCTGCCCAGCCGGGCGCAGAAGCCCCCCAAAAAGTATGTGACTCGTGCGTGCGATGAATGCAAGAGGAGAAAATGTAAATGCGACGGGTTAGAG CCCTGCTATCGCTGCGTATCTATGGGACTCG ACTGTGCATATCAAAGCTCATATAATCGTGTTCAAAAGCGAAAAAGGCAT GAAAGGAGTGCGTCTCCCAGAGAAAGACAGCAGCCGGTACGCACCAATGGAGCGCGTCCGCAGGGAACACAaggacaacaacaaccagaggatgatgataaaG GGGATGCGAGTACACACACATTCCTCAGTCGGGTATACAGTCATCTTAAATCTATGGGCCATTCCTTACCACGAAATATGTCCCGCCCGGCCGAAGAGGTTCTTAGCGAACATCCGTTGAAAACATCTCTGATTCCCCTGGGCCGTGGTCTGGCAGAGGAGTACATTGATTGTTTTCATAGTCACTCATGTGCGACGTATCGCTATATTCCTCGAAGTCAGAGCAATGAATTTCTCGGGAAGCTCTACTCCGAGAATGAAAGCTTCCTGCAGGATGATGCCAGTATGGCGGTTATATTCTTGATCCTCGCCGTTGG GTGCATTTGGTACCCTTCTTTGCACAGTCGCGACATTTTCGAGTATAAGACTAAAGC CTCGCGGCTCTACGAGGCCGCACAATCCAGGCTGGAGAAGACAGCATCCATGTTCCCTCCCTCGATTCTGGTGATGCAAGCACACTGCCTTAAA TGTCAATTTCTGCTAGCAGTCAACATTTTCAACTGTGCTTGGCTAGCAGTAGGGACTGCTGTGCGTCTTGGTCAGATAGTCGGTTTCCATAAAGCCAAAGCCACAGGCTCCAATGGTCTAGAGGAGTTTACCCGCAGGGGTATGTTTTGGTCATTGTATACTATGGACCG ATACCTCTCTGCCGCTCTTGGGCGTCCCATGATGATAAATGACGACGACATCACGATACCGTACCCAGAGACTACGGTGTCATCCTCGCCTGGTATAGACGATCCTCATGAAGCCAAGACCGTCCCTGGAATCGTCGCACACATAAAGTCAGCACATCcctattattatattagattaatgCGGCTTATATTAGTCTCAATATACAGGCTTGCTCAGATCACAACACAAGTGCTTAGGAAGCTCTATGGCTCTAAGAAGCACGACAAGGTCGCCCGAGATGAGTCGACTTCCCAAATCGAAGCACAGCTCAGCAAGTGGTTAGATGAAACACCAAGATTCTTGAACCCGGAGAAACAATTAGGCCAGAATGAGAGCGAAGTCTTTTATGATGTCCCCTGGATATTCAAAAG ACAACAACGCACTATCCGTGCTGCCTTCTATTTCACATCCATGCAGCTCTACCGAGGGCACTTGTTGGACGAGTTCCTTCAAGCAAATTTCCACGATCGGCTCTCCTTAACCCCAGCACCACCGGTACAGAAATGTATACATGCCGCATTACAAATGGCGTTGTTCGCCGCAGATATCAAAGAGGATGTTACATACAACTCAGTGTTTTGG ACAACGTCTTACTTTACCTTCTGCGCTATCTCAATCTTGACCGTGTATCTCACCTTATACCCCGAGATTGAAAACCGTGCCGTTATTGAAAATGTCCTGGAACGGGCGATAGAGGGCCATCGGAAGCTCGACAACAGCATGAATAAACATACTCAAAGGTTACTTGAA GATACAAGGGCTATTGCGCAACGGGCATTCAGATCATCCAGGACCAGGCCTAGCACTTCGGGTGCCAATGATAGAACGATCACCATCCCCAGTAATGTCAATGCATCTGTCACCGTAGAACACCAGAATACGCCATCAGGCTCTCTCTACCCACAGGTGGAACCACGtgaagaatgggaggatgCCCAAGGCGTAATGGACAACATTGAAGAAGCCCCGGCTCCCGATCTG CAGGGTGAACTTGCAGACATCGTCAATGGTGATGACTTAGATTTCATCATGAATATTGGCTTTGATGCCTCACCATTTAATCATGTCGACCCACTGCAATTCTTCGTGGCCGATAAGCCTACAAAGCCTGGACCGCAGGCGTGA